A genome region from Mastacembelus armatus chromosome 8, fMasArm1.2, whole genome shotgun sequence includes the following:
- the cabp5b gene encoding calcium-binding protein 5b, protein MSLKQACIFLRGGTRRESRNLTHDEIEELREAFVEFDKDKDGFISCKDLGNLMRTMGYMPTEMELIELSQNINMNLGGRVDFEDFVELMTPKLLAETAGMIGLKELKDAFKEFDIDGDGAITSDELRHAMIKLLGENTSKNEIDAVVQEADNNGDGTVDFEEFVKMMSQK, encoded by the exons ATGAGTCTTAAACAAGCCTGCATTTTTCTCAGAGGAGGAACAAGGAGAGAA TCAAGAAATCTTACACATGATGAAATAGAAG AGCTGCGTGAAGCTTTTGTAGAATTTGATAAAGACAAAGATGGTTTTATAAGCTGTAAAGACTTGGGGAACTTGATGAGGACCATGGGTTACATGCCAACTGAAATGGAGCTGATTGAACTGAGCCAGAACATCAACATGAACT TGGGGGGACGGGTGGACTTTGAGGATTTTGTGGAACTGATGACCCCCAAACTTCTGGCTGAAACTGCAGGGATGATAGGCTTAAAAGAACTTAAAGATGCTTTTAAAGAG TTTGACATAGATGGTGATGGTGCGATCACATCTGATGAGCTGAGACATGCCATGATAAAGTTATTAGGTGAAAACACcagcaaaaatgaaattgaTGCCGTGGTTCAGGAAGCTGATAACAATGGAGATGGAACAGTTGACTTTGAGG AGTTTGTGAAAATGATGTCACAGAAATGA